A stretch of Vibrio maritimus DNA encodes these proteins:
- the flgC gene encoding flagellar basal body rod protein FlgC → MSFFGIYETAGSAMTAQTVRLNTISSNLANADSVSGDPAKVYKPLKPIFSSIYNQFDSKLSQNLGAHQGIVPIRIADVVEVSSVTEERFEPDNPLSNDEGYVYYSGINVVNEMADMMSATRSFEASVEVLGNAKSMQQSLLGLWRNQS, encoded by the coding sequence ATGTCTTTCTTCGGAATTTACGAGACGGCAGGGTCAGCGATGACTGCTCAAACCGTCAGGCTTAATACCATCTCCAGCAATCTGGCGAACGCGGATTCAGTGTCTGGCGATCCTGCCAAAGTTTACAAACCACTCAAGCCGATCTTCTCGTCAATCTACAATCAGTTTGACTCCAAGCTGTCTCAAAATCTGGGGGCTCATCAAGGCATTGTTCCGATCCGTATTGCTGATGTGGTAGAGGTTTCTTCTGTGACGGAAGAGCGATTCGAACCTGATAACCCGCTTTCAAATGACGAAGGCTACGTCTACTACTCAGGGATAAACGTGGTGAATGAGATGGCAGATATGATGTCGGCGACTCGAAGCTTTGAAGCCAGTGTGGAAGTGCTTGGCAATGCCAAATCCATGCAGCAGTCATTGCTTGGTTTGTGGCGCAATCAGTCGTAA
- the flgB gene encoding flagellar basal body rod protein FlgB, with protein MIDLDQALGVHPQMVQFRLDRASVLSSNIANVDTPNYKSVDVSFNAVLTGIGTSKTWQVDSQMLYRIPVQRTRDGNTVELEAEQARFAKNVMDYHQSLAFLQSKINGLKSAIKGQ; from the coding sequence ATGATTGACTTAGACCAAGCGTTGGGCGTGCACCCACAAATGGTGCAGTTCAGATTAGACAGAGCGAGCGTACTAAGCTCAAACATCGCTAATGTGGATACGCCAAACTACAAGTCGGTTGATGTGTCGTTTAATGCCGTTTTGACGGGTATCGGTACCAGTAAAACATGGCAAGTCGATAGCCAAATGCTGTATCGGATACCTGTACAAAGAACGCGCGACGGCAACACGGTGGAGTTGGAAGCAGAGCAAGCGAGATTTGCTAAGAATGTGATGGACTACCACCAGAGTCTCGCTTTTTTGCAGTCAAAGATTAACGGCTTAAAGTCCGCCATTAAAGGGCAATAA
- a CDS encoding FliM/FliN family flagellar motor C-terminal domain-containing protein yields the protein MEKILLTEFGNPNVKMRKFLLKHTSHFSNEVIDLFKFNFAGRHTKVTFSQASDYPENSVKSVLNIEEFGNIFFYIEPQNLDVLLHRHLSSDTPEEPKHLASSASELTQTHLRLFQKFSMALANTMTADAKHYLIDNTDHEPSNVGVRITFQFDHKELSIVILIDDRYVKKLREMLGNNETFDRDEILNTLRYQPVEMGCVLLHGQCTLHELSKLVPGDVLPLTLCKNLTVKVNGHPTFFGKLQTIDSELGVKIDG from the coding sequence ATGGAGAAAATTCTATTAACTGAATTTGGTAATCCAAATGTCAAAATGCGGAAGTTTTTACTTAAGCACACCAGCCATTTTTCCAATGAAGTGATTGATTTATTCAAGTTTAATTTTGCTGGTAGACACACTAAGGTCACTTTTTCGCAAGCGAGCGATTATCCGGAGAATTCCGTCAAGTCTGTGCTGAACATCGAAGAGTTCGGTAATATTTTTTTCTACATTGAGCCACAAAATCTGGATGTGTTACTCCACCGGCACCTGAGCAGCGACACGCCAGAAGAACCAAAACATCTAGCGAGTTCTGCCTCAGAATTAACTCAGACTCATCTGCGCCTTTTTCAGAAATTTTCAATGGCACTGGCCAATACGATGACGGCAGATGCTAAGCACTATCTTATTGATAATACTGATCACGAACCCTCTAACGTTGGCGTTCGTATCACGTTCCAGTTTGATCACAAAGAGCTATCGATTGTTATCCTCATTGACGATCGTTATGTGAAAAAACTGCGTGAGATGCTGGGCAACAATGAGACATTTGATCGAGATGAGATTCTCAATACCCTGCGGTATCAACCCGTCGAGATGGGCTGCGTCTTGCTGCACGGTCAATGCACACTGCATGAACTTTCCAAACTGGTGCCCGGTGACGTACTCCCTCTGACATTGTGCAAAAACCTCACCGTCAAAGTGAACGGGCATCCTACTTTTTTTGGCAAACTGCAAACGATTGATTCAGAACTGGGAGTAAAGATCGATGGCTGA
- a CDS encoding FliM/FliN family flagellar motor switch protein: protein MADDKPTRDIDVSIEDMNLQDELPDLDDLDLDLNDLDDDGIHSDHATAPASSVNLLKSIPVDITVEVARKTLILDELLNLKSGSVVMLEKHEGDPVDIKINGTSFGTGEIVSKNGQYGVRLLSIIKKPNQ from the coding sequence ATGGCTGATGATAAACCAACACGAGACATTGATGTCTCCATCGAAGATATGAACCTGCAAGATGAACTGCCTGATCTTGACGATCTCGACTTGGACCTCAACGATCTTGACGATGACGGGATCCACTCTGATCACGCCACCGCTCCGGCAAGCAGTGTCAACCTGCTTAAGAGCATTCCTGTCGACATCACCGTCGAGGTTGCTCGCAAAACGTTGATCTTAGACGAACTCCTTAATCTGAAATCCGGTAGCGTTGTGATGTTGGAAAAACATGAGGGGGACCCAGTGGATATCAAGATAAATGGGACCTCATTTGGTACCGGAGAAATCGTCTCTAAAAATGGGCAGTACGGGGTAAGACTGCTGAGTATCATCAAGAAACCCAACCAATAA
- the fliP gene encoding flagellar type III secretion system pore protein FliP (The bacterial flagellar biogenesis protein FliP forms a type III secretion system (T3SS)-type pore required for flagellar assembly.) — protein sequence MSRTTLGQTLLLFALLCISPQVALAEGLTILTETQGEQGTEYSVKLQILILMTLLSFVPAFVIMCTSFTRIVIVLAILRQALGLQQTPPNQVLVGIALIFTLLIMRPVWSKIYDDAYLPYSTGEATLAQSLKAAEGPLRRYMLDQTQRKALEQVTKIAGETQMVDEDDIPFLILLPAYLLSELKVAFQIGFMLFLPFLVIDLVVASVLMSMGMMMLSPLIVSLPFKLLVFVIVDGWGLLMGSLANSFWVST from the coding sequence ATGTCACGGACGACACTCGGACAAACCCTGCTGCTTTTCGCCCTGCTTTGTATTTCACCGCAGGTCGCATTGGCTGAGGGATTGACGATCCTCACTGAAACTCAGGGGGAGCAAGGCACAGAGTACAGTGTCAAACTGCAGATCCTGATATTAATGACGCTGCTTAGCTTTGTTCCTGCGTTTGTCATCATGTGTACCAGTTTCACTCGTATTGTCATCGTGTTGGCGATCCTTCGCCAAGCATTGGGGCTACAACAAACGCCCCCCAATCAAGTATTGGTTGGCATTGCGCTTATTTTCACGCTGCTGATCATGCGTCCTGTTTGGAGCAAAATTTACGATGACGCCTACCTACCTTACAGCACAGGAGAGGCGACATTAGCACAGTCACTCAAAGCCGCTGAAGGTCCGCTACGCCGATACATGCTCGATCAAACACAGCGAAAAGCACTCGAGCAAGTTACAAAGATCGCAGGTGAAACTCAGATGGTGGATGAAGATGACATCCCGTTTCTTATCCTGCTTCCTGCCTACCTGCTGAGTGAGCTAAAGGTCGCATTTCAAATTGGCTTTATGCTGTTTTTACCCTTCTTGGTCATCGATTTAGTGGTCGCATCTGTATTGATGTCGATGGGGATGATGATGCTGTCACCGCTCATTGTCTCACTACCGTTTAAGCTGCTGGTTTTTGTCATCGTTGATGGGTGGGGGCTACTCATGGGAAGCCTTGCCAATAGCTTTTGGGTGAGCACATGA
- the fliQ gene encoding flagellar biosynthesis protein FliQ, whose amino-acid sequence MSPEQAVTLVGHAISVILLMVSVLILPSLVVGLVVAIFQAVTQVNEQTLSFLPRLLVTLLTIILAGHWLLQEITDLFLFVFSAIPAEVG is encoded by the coding sequence ATGAGCCCAGAACAAGCGGTGACACTCGTTGGTCACGCCATTAGCGTCATCTTATTGATGGTGTCTGTCCTTATCCTGCCAAGCCTAGTCGTAGGTTTGGTAGTCGCTATTTTCCAAGCCGTCACCCAGGTAAACGAACAAACACTGAGTTTCTTGCCACGCTTGCTGGTCACTCTGCTCACTATTATTCTGGCTGGGCATTGGTTGCTACAAGAAATCACAGATTTGTTTCTGTTCGTATTCAGTGCCATTCCCGCCGAAGTAGGTTGA
- the fliR gene encoding flagellar biosynthetic protein FliR: MTITFTELTQWLGLIWWPFVRLTGLFLIAPFFGDKAIPMRVKILFAFVFSLLLAPMINTVPPFNPFSIDAIIFTLYQLVFGFLIGFSVMIFFTIFSIAGQAISMQMGLAMAIMNDPANGVSIAIIGRIMFITAMLLFLSIDGHLIVLLQLKQSFTHWPLDSLFPFSSIDYVLKMVSWMFATGLLVAMPAIVVMLLSNITFGLMNKAAPALNVFALGFPMTMLLGLFAMMASLTGIGDHYFELALELNRHLNYILRLPNGG; this comes from the coding sequence ATGACCATCACCTTTACGGAACTTACTCAGTGGCTGGGGTTGATTTGGTGGCCATTCGTGCGGCTTACTGGGCTATTTTTAATCGCGCCATTTTTTGGCGATAAAGCGATACCCATGCGCGTTAAGATTTTATTTGCGTTCGTGTTTTCACTGTTACTTGCTCCCATGATCAATACGGTCCCTCCGTTTAATCCATTTTCTATCGATGCCATCATTTTCACTCTCTACCAACTGGTATTTGGCTTCCTCATCGGTTTCTCGGTGATGATTTTCTTCACGATTTTTTCTATTGCTGGTCAAGCTATTTCCATGCAGATGGGACTTGCGATGGCCATCATGAATGACCCAGCGAATGGCGTCAGCATCGCCATTATCGGTCGCATCATGTTTATAACCGCTATGCTGCTGTTCCTGTCTATTGATGGTCACTTAATTGTCTTACTGCAACTTAAACAGAGTTTCACCCATTGGCCTTTGGATTCACTGTTTCCGTTTAGCAGTATCGACTATGTGTTGAAGATGGTCTCGTGGATGTTTGCTACTGGTCTGCTTGTCGCCATGCCCGCCATTGTGGTGATGTTACTAAGCAATATTACCTTTGGTTTAATGAACAAGGCCGCACCCGCTTTGAATGTGTTTGCGCTGGGTTTCCCAATGACCATGCTGCTCGGGCTGTTTGCCATGATGGCATCTTTGACCGGGATTGGTGATCACTACTTCGAGCTCGCGTTGGAGTTGAATCGCCATCTCAATTATATATTGAGGCTTCCAAATGGCGGATAA
- the flhB gene encoding flagellar biosynthesis protein FlhB yields the protein MADNQDSGDKSELPSQHKLTKAKREGQIPRAKDFVSAVTLTAVVSYYVLSIDSLAETFIELFLICYEFDASVVGKFDVIVELVGKALFAMIMLFFPLFIYQVIAAIISSTMLGGWVYSPTLLAPKLEKISPIKGFKRIFSTQSLVELAKNTVKVTLFFAVLYWVIDRYIAVITGLVSSPFDTVITTITTITVEYLGYLLLLILVFGLVDFPYQRYEFTKQMKMTKQEVKDEHKEQEGRPEVKARVRQIQTQNAKRGANERVPKASVVLTNPTHYSVALVYDLTQAEAPFVVAKGKDDVATYIRELAAKHQVEVVQSPELTRAIYHTTQIDQMVPNQLFVAVAHILTYVNQLKEWRKGKRGKPNSLPPFDIPKAWTEFKEPPE from the coding sequence ATGGCGGATAACCAGGACAGTGGCGATAAGAGTGAACTGCCCAGTCAACACAAACTGACCAAAGCAAAACGAGAAGGACAGATCCCTAGAGCCAAGGATTTTGTGTCAGCCGTTACGCTAACTGCGGTGGTGAGTTACTACGTGCTAAGCATCGACTCCCTTGCCGAGACCTTTATTGAGTTGTTCTTGATTTGCTATGAGTTTGACGCATCAGTGGTGGGTAAATTTGATGTCATCGTCGAGTTGGTAGGCAAAGCCTTATTTGCCATGATCATGCTGTTTTTTCCGCTGTTCATCTATCAAGTCATCGCCGCTATCATAAGCTCTACTATGCTCGGTGGTTGGGTGTACAGCCCGACCCTACTAGCGCCAAAGCTGGAAAAAATCAGTCCGATTAAAGGGTTTAAACGGATTTTCTCTACCCAGTCTTTGGTGGAACTTGCCAAGAATACCGTTAAAGTCACCCTGTTTTTTGCCGTTCTTTATTGGGTAATTGATCGATACATAGCGGTAATTACTGGTCTGGTTAGCTCACCCTTCGATACGGTAATTACGACCATCACCACAATCACGGTGGAGTATCTAGGTTATCTTCTGCTACTGATTCTGGTCTTTGGCCTTGTTGACTTCCCTTATCAGCGCTACGAGTTTACCAAGCAGATGAAGATGACTAAGCAAGAGGTCAAAGATGAACACAAGGAACAAGAAGGTCGCCCTGAGGTAAAAGCTCGTGTTCGGCAAATCCAAACTCAGAACGCGAAACGAGGGGCAAATGAAAGAGTACCCAAAGCAAGCGTGGTACTGACCAACCCAACTCATTACTCTGTCGCACTCGTCTATGACCTGACCCAAGCTGAAGCCCCGTTTGTGGTTGCTAAAGGCAAAGATGACGTGGCCACTTACATCAGGGAGCTTGCCGCAAAGCATCAGGTCGAAGTGGTTCAAAGCCCAGAGCTGACCCGTGCTATCTATCACACGACACAAATAGACCAAATGGTGCCCAATCAGCTTTTTGTCGCGGTGGCGCACATCCTCACCTATGTCAATCAGCTAAAAGAGTGGCGCAAAGGAAAAAGAGGCAAGCCAAATAGCTTGCCTCCGTTCGATATCCCTAAAGCGTGGACCGAATTTAAAGAACCGCCTGAGTGA